In the genome of bacterium, the window GGAGTACAGGCGAGACGCCCGGAACGCACCCTGCAAGGTTGCCATAAATACTCGATTCGAGCCCTCTGGCACCAGACCCATTCTTCAGACCACAACCCAAGGGTTGGAGGGGCCGGTTTCTGCGTTCGGCGCGATCAGCGGCTATTCTGCCCAGCATGGCGTCATCTCGTGCGTCGACACTGCGGATCCAGTTTGCGGAAGGTGAGCGTCCGCATGTTTTCTGGATTTCTCGTTGGCAGCGCGGTCGCTCGCAAGCGCAGCGCTACAAGGTGTTGAGCAAGCGGCTGAAGGATGGGACTCTGGACGTGTGGGTGATCGAAGAGAGCATTTCGGGGGCTCGGCGCCGGTTGGCGCGCGAGACAGTCCCCGCGGATCTACCTGCGGGCTGGCTCACGCACTGGGTATCGGCGCTTGGTGAGTCACTCGGCACGAGCTTCTCGAAATTCGATCTGAGTCGCATCCAGGACAGGGAAGAGTGGCGTCGAGTGGCCCGCGACCTCGGCTGGACGCGTGGTGATTCAAGCGAGGACACGGCTTGAGTACACACTCGATCTGTCTGCTGGGCAGGGACTATCCCGATCTGGGGCCGCTGGCGCTCTCCAGCCTGCCGGTGGGAGGTGCGATCGCGCTGAGCCGGGGCGCTCTGCCAAAGGCCTATGCGCACGTGGATCCAAACGAGGATGGCGCCCTGCTCGCTCACACTGCGCACGGCTCGCTGCTCGCGGTCGCAGACGGTTACAACGGGGTATTCGCTTCTGAAGTCGCGCTGGCCTGCGCGCGGGAGAATGCGAGCAGGCTGGTTTCTGCCAGCGAGCGGGTTTTCTGCGACGCGGTCGGCGAGGTGGTCAGCGAAGTGAACGAGCGCCTGAAGCGCAGCGGCCGCACGCGCACCTGCCTGATCCTGGTGTCCGTGCGGGCCCAGCACGTCAACGTGGCTTGTTTTGGCGATTCCAGCGTCTTTCGCAGCTCCCTTTCCGACCCCGTGACCTTCAGCAATGACCTGGTTCTAGGCTCGCGTGCGTTCGAGCGCGGTATGCCGACCGACCGGTGGTTCGGTCACTTCAAGCGAGATCCCGGAGAAGTCGTCGCGGCCGTCAGCGATGGGGTCACGAATTTCATCTCCGACCCGTCGATGATCCGGGAAATCCTGCAAGCCGCTCCGGACGACCCGAGCGCGGCACGCGCGATCGCTCTGGCAGCGATGGCCGGCGGCGCCGGTGACAACATCGCGGTCGCGACGCTCGCGAATCCGGACCACGGGTAGGAACTCGCCCGGTCCAATAGCCGGCATCTGGAGTCCCAGAACCGGGACGTCCCGTATTCGGGACGGTTCGCGTCCATCAGCTGCGCGCAACACGCCGATTTCTCCCGCATCTGCGACGCTTGCTCGGAGTAGTTGCGCGCACTCAATGAGGTAGTCGAGCGGCGTCCCGCAAGCATGCACTCTGCGGCGGGCGGCAGCTGGGTCTCGAATTCGAGATTTTCGGCGATCCAGCAGCCAGAATGCAGATTGCGCGCAACTCTGCGCGGTTCGGCCCCAGAACTCAGCACTCCGCACTCGAGGAATCGCATCCTGAAGAAACGGGCACGGCTCTTGAAGTGTCTTGGCTCGTGCACACTAGCTCGAGATCTGAGACGCCGACCGTTCTATTCGTCGATGACGAAGTGAACATCCTCAAGTCCCTTTCCCGCTTGTTTCGCAATGAGCCGGTGCGGGTCGTGAGTGCGACCAACGCCCGGGAAGCGCTGGCGATTCTGGAACGCGAGTCGATCCAGGTGGTCGTGAGCGATCAGCGCTTGCCCGGAATGCCGGGCGTGGCGTTCTTGTCGGAAGTTCGCGAACGCTACCCCGATACCCTCCGGATTCTTTTGACGGGTTTCAGCGAAATCGACGTGGCCGTCGACGCGATCAATCGCTGCGAGGTCTTCCGGCTGCTGACCAAGCCCTGGGACGACGACGAGCTTCGAGCAACCGTGCGCCAGGCGTTGGATTCCCAGTACATGCGCGCAGAGATCAAGCGCCTCAACGAGATCACGCGCGAACAGAATCGAACTCTGGAGCTGAAGGTCGAGAGGCGCACGCGCGAGGTACAGGAAAAGAACCTGGAACTGCGCAAGGCGTATGTGAGCACCGTACGAGCTCTGGCAGAGGCCGTTGACGCCATCGATAACTACACGCGCGGCCACTCGGAACGCGTCGGCGTGTACGGCTCGCGCATCGCCCAGGAACTCGGTTGCCAGAACACCGAGATCGAGCGGATCTACCTGGGCGGCCTGCTGCACGATATCGGCAAGATCGGCATTCCTGATTCCATCATCTGCAAACCGGACAAGCTGACCGAAACGGAGCGAGAGATCATGCGCGACCATCCACTGATTGGAGCGCGCATCCTCGAGCCGGTCGGCTTCCTGTCCGACGTCGTTCCGTGCGTACGCCACCACCACGAATGGTACGACGGCTCGAAACGCGGCTACCCGGATCGTCTGTCCGGACAAGAGATCCCCTTTGCGAGCCGCATCATCCTGGTGGCCGACACGATCGAAGCCATGACGTCGGATCGTCCCTACCGGAGAGCGCTTCCGCTCGAAACCGTGATCGACGAGATCCAGCGCTTCACCGGCACGCAGTTTGACCCAACGGTTGCAGCGGCAGTCTTGACACTGATCGAACGCGAAGAAGAGAGATTCCTCGAACATGCTTCCAAGTTCGACATCGAGAGCCTCATGAGCGTGAGCGAGAACTCATGATCGAAGAAAAGCAAGATTTTGATCTGGATGAAGAAAGCGGCGCTCCGGGTTGTTTCGAGGATGCGCGAGCCATGGAGTCGCTGCGTCGCAGCGTGCTCGAAGGCATGGGTCCGCGCTACGCCCAGGGAGTGCTCTACGGGATCGGCTTCAATCAGGGCCTGCTGGACGGCCTGCGCGTCGCGCGGGATTTCGATTGCCCCGATGAAGCTGCGCCATTGCTCACCGGCAGCCCGCTCGCCGTGATCTTCTCTCCGGTTGCGCAGCAACATCACGAGCACTTCGGTGGCGCGCTGACCGATTCGACCGAAGCCGAACTGCACCTCGATACCTATCCGCGCTCCGAAACTCCCGTCTGCTGGATGAGCTCAGGTTACGCCGCAGGCTGGTACACGTCGCTATTGGGCCAGCCGTACCTGGTGAAGGAACTCAACTGCATCGCCTGTGGTTCCGAGTCCTGCGAGTTTGAAGCCCGTACGGTGAGCGGCTGGATGGAGATCAGCGATCCCTGGATCAACGAGCTACTGCCCTATCTGGACTTCGATCGCATGCAAGACAACGCGATGGAGAAGCTGGATCAGATGGAAGGGATGTTCGTTGAGGGCGATATGATGGGAGGCTTCGACCCGATGTCGCCCGCCGTGCACGTCTGGGGCGATGTGATGGTCTTGCCGTACTCTGGCCGGCTCGACTCCGAGGCCGCACTCGATGCGATCCTGGAGGATCTCGGTCCCGGACGCTTGCAGGTCGTCGTCGTCGACGTCACCGGAGCCGAAATCGACTCCGTCGAAGCTTCCGGACTCCTGCAACTGGTCGACACACTGACCTCACTCGGCCTGGAAACAGTACTCGTGGGCCTGAGCGCGCAAGCGGCCCAGGAATACCTGCAACCCTCGAGTTGCATTGCCCTGCCGCTGCTCGCAGACGATGTCACCGACGGCATTTCACTGGCCTTCCAGATTTCCCAGCCCGCGGGAACTTCTTCCTAGCAGGCTATGCGGAATCCACCGTGCATCGAACCTTGACGCCGGACTCCCGGAATAGCTCGAGCGACACGTCGCCCAGGGGAAACTCGGAGTCGTAGACCACTTCTGCGATCCCCCCATTGATGATCATCTTGGTGCACATCAGGCAGGGGCAGAACGTCGTGTAGATCGTCGCCCCGCCCACCGAGACGCCGTGGTAGGCCGCCTGGGTGATCGCGTTCTCCTCCGCGTGGCTGCACAGGCATTCGTCGAGGCGGGTACCGGCCTCTGCAGCACCGGCACAGCGCGGGCAGCCCCCCTCGTTGCAGTTGCGGATACCGCGAGGCGTTCCGTTGTAACCCGTGGAGATGATGCGCCGGTCGACGACCAGAATCGAACCCACTTTTCGCTTGATGCAGTTCGAGCGCGAACTCACGACACGAGAGATGTTCATGAAGTACTCGTCCCAGGAGGGACGTTCCTGAAAAAACAGCTTCCCTTGCAGAAGTTCTCCGATCGTCGTTTCGAGATCCGCGAGACTGCCATCGTTGGCCAGTATCTCGTCGGCCAGTTCGCGCACCGCGAGCAATTGCTGCGCGGCCGGATTCTCGCTGGCCAGTTCGCGTTCCTGCTGCTCCTGGAACTCTTCGAAATTCTGCGCATCACCTGCGCGCCCGCGCTGCTTCGCGCGTTCGAAACGCACTTCAG includes:
- a CDS encoding HD domain-containing protein; the protein is MNILKSLSRLFRNEPVRVVSATNAREALAILERESIQVVVSDQRLPGMPGVAFLSEVRERYPDTLRILLTGFSEIDVAVDAINRCEVFRLLTKPWDDDELRATVRQALDSQYMRAEIKRLNEITREQNRTLELKVERRTREVQEKNLELRKAYVSTVRALAEAVDAIDNYTRGHSERVGVYGSRIAQELGCQNTEIERIYLGGLLHDIGKIGIPDSIICKPDKLTETEREIMRDHPLIGARILEPVGFLSDVVPCVRHHHEWYDGSKRGYPDRLSGQEIPFASRIILVADTIEAMTSDRPYRRALPLETVIDEIQRFTGTQFDPTVAAAVLTLIEREEERFLEHASKFDIESLMSVSENS
- a CDS encoding AAA family ATPase, whose protein sequence is MRIGVAGLNASGKTQVVELLERRGFYPASLSDAIRADLRSDGLEPTRENMIKRGRELRGQYGVGVLAERVGRKLPADRNHVIDSLRHPAEVQAFRASGDFLLLWVDVSPEVRFERAKQRGRAGDAQNFEEFQEQQERELASENPAAQQLLAVRELADEILANDGSLADLETTIGELLQGKLFFQERPSWDEYFMNISRVVSSRSNCIKRKVGSILVVDRRIISTGYNGTPRGIRNCNEGGCPRCAGAAEAGTRLDECLCSHAEENAITQAAYHGVSVGGATIYTTFCPCLMCTKMIINGGIAEVVYDSEFPLGDVSLELFRESGVKVRCTVDSA